Part of the Mycolicibacterium mageritense genome is shown below.
CGCGGGCCGATCAGCGTGAACAGCGCCGGGATGATCACGGTGCGGACCACGAACGTGTCCAGCAGGATGCCCAACCCTACGATGATGCCCAACTGCGTCAACACGATCAGCGGCAGCACACCCAGCACGCAGAACACCGCGGCCAGCACCACGCCCGCACAGGTGATGACGGCGCCGGTCGCCGAGACGGCCCGCACGATGCCCTGCCGCGTGCCGTGTTCAGGGGTCTCCTCGCGGGCCCTGGTCAACAGGAAGATCGTGTAGTCCACGCCGAGCGCCACCAGGAACAGAAAGGCGAACAGCGGAGTGCTGTTGTCCAGTGCGGGAAATCCGAACACGTGCACGCCGGCCCAGCCGCCGAGGCCGAGCGCGGCCAGCGCGCTGAGCACCGTGACGGCCACCAGCAGCACGGGTGCAAGCGCCGACCGGAGCAGCACATAGAGCACCGCGAGCACCACGGCCAGGATGGCCGGGATCACCACCGTCCGGTCGCGCTGCGCCGCGGCTGCGGCGTCGCGCGCCTGTGCGTCGGGTCCGCCCACCAGCGCACTGCGGTCGGCGGTGCGTATCGAATCACGCAGCGCATCAACGATTTCGAAGGATTCCGCGGAGGCCGGTGCGGCTTTGAGCACCACCGAGAACTGGCTCAACCCGGTCGGTGACTCACCGGCCGAGGTGGCCGACACCACGCCCGCGGTGTCGGTGATGGCGCGTTGCACGCCCGCCGCTTTGGCGCTCGACGCGATGACCGTGGTCGGGTTGGTCAGGCCGCTCGGGAAGTGCGCGGCCAGCGTTTGATAGCCCGTCACCGATTCGGCCTGCACGCGGAACTGTTCGGTCTGCGACAAGCCGATCGGCGTCGCCGCCAGGCCCGTGCACAGCAGCGCCAACACGGCCACGGACCCGATGGTGACGCGGCCCGGGCGCCGGGCCACGGCGTCGGCGATCCGGTGCCAGACACCGTTGTCGGTCAACGCTTGTGCACCGGGCTTCGGGATGAACGGCCAGAACAACCGCGTGCCGCACAGCGCCAGCAGCGGCGGCAGCACCACGAGCACGAAGATCGCCGCGACGATCAGGCCCGCCGCAGCCTGGACCCCGAGGCTGCGGTTGCTCGGCGCCGTGGCGAACAGCAGGGTCAGCAGGGCCAGCACCACCGTGGCGTTGCTCGCCACGATCGCCGGACCGGCCGCACGCAATGCGATCTGAAGGGCCTCGCGGTGCTGTCCGGTCCGGCCCAGTTCTTCCCGGTAACGCGAAATGAGCAGCAGCGCATAGTTGGTGCCCGCGCCGAACACCAGCACACTGGTGATGCCCGCGGTCGATCCGTCCGGGCTGAGGCCGAGCCCCGATGCCGCCGCGGTGCCGACGACGGCGCCGACGCGGTCGGCGAATCCGATCACCAACAGCGGCACGAGCCACAGCACGGGCGAGCGATAGGTGACGATCAGCAGCAGCGCCACCACGGTCGCGGTGACCGCCAGCAGCGTGATGTTGGCTCCGGCAAAGGAATTGGCGATGTCGGCACCGAATGCGGGGCCTCCCGTGACCTCGGCACGCAGCCCGGCGGGCAGGCTTTGGGCGGCCGCACCGCGCAACCCCTGCACTGCGTCGTCGAGCGCAAAACCGGAAAGGCCCGTGTCGACCGGCACGGTGGCCAGCGCCGCCTTGCCGTCGTCGGACACCAACACGGGCGGGCCTGCCTCGTCGGTCATGCGTTGGCGCGCTTCGACTGTCGCGTCGATGTCGGCCGCGCTCAGTTCGGTGCCGTCGGCCCTGGTCACAACCAGGATCGCGGGCGCGCGGTCACCGCCGGGGAACTCGGACCGCAGCGCCTCGGCCCGTGCGGATTCCGCACCGGGCGGAACCGCGACGGGGGACCGGGAACCCGAGTCGTCACTGCCCAGCAACGCCAACAGCGCGCCCGAGACCACCACGACCAGCGCCGCGAGCCACGCCAAGCGCCTAATCACGGTTCAAGGTCGCTTCTTCCAGGTCGAGTCCGTGAAGCACAGTGCGCAGCACCTCGTCGTCGATGTGGCCCGCGTCACGCTCAGCGATGAATGTCTCGCGTTCGGCGGCAAGCATTTCCAGTCGCAGCCTACGGAACGCCGACGTCGGGCTCTCCCCGATGTCCTCGTCGTCGCGGCCGAGCCGTTCCCACGCGGCGTTGCGGCGCCGGGTGTTCCACGCGCGCAACACGTCCGCCGCGCGCTCGGGTACGTCGCCGCCGGCCGGTTGCTCGGCGAGCAGCTCGTCGAGCCGTTCGGCCGCGGCCCTGGCCGCCTTGTCCTGCGCGGCCGCGGTCGCGATCGCGTCGCTGTGGGCCTCGTTGCCCTGGGCCCCGAGCACGCGGATGAACCACGGCAGCGTCAGCCCGTGCAGCAGCAGGGTGCCGACCACGACCACGAACGTCAGGAACACCAGCTGCGGCCGCCCGGGGAAAATGTCCCCGGAAAGCGTCGTCGCGGGCACCGCAAAGGCCGCCGCGAGCGAAACCACGCCCCGCATACCGGCCCACGCAACTATGAACACCTGGGCTCGCGTCGGTTCCTCGTCCCGAGCGCGGGTCTTGGGGAACAGCAACCGCGGCACGTACGCGAACGCGTACACCCAGATCACGCGGACCGCGATCACGGCCGTGAGCACCGCGGCCGACGAGATCGCGAGCGTGGCCGCCGAGATGCCGTGCAGCTCGCGCACCACCTTGGGCAGCTGCAGGCCGATCAACAGGAACGCGAACGATTCCAGCACCAGCTGCAGCGCCTTCCACACGGCCTTGTCCTGCAGCCGGGTCGCGTAGCTCGCGTGGGTCTCGCGCTGGCCCAGCAGCAGTGCCGCGACCACGACAGCGATCACGCCCGAACCGTGGATCTCCTCGGCCACCAGGTAGATGAAGAACGGCGCGACCAGGCCGACGGCGCTCTCGACAAGCGGATCGTCGAGCCGCGTGCGGATGAAGTCGGTGATCATGCCGATGACGCCGCCGACCACCACGCCGCCGACCGCGGCCAGCGCGAACGTGCCCAGCGCGGTGTTCCACGTCGCGGCCGTGCCGATGGCCGCCGCGAGCGCGACCTTGTACGCCGTCAACGCGGTCGCGTCGTTGAGCAGGCTCTCCCCGCCGAGCAGGGTCATGGTGCGCCGCGGCAACCCAAGGCGTCTGCCGATCGCGGTGGCAGACACCGCGTCGGGCGGGGCCACGATGGCCCCGAGGGTCAGGGCCGCGGCGATGGTCAACTCCGGGACCGTGTGGAACGCCACGATGCCCACCACGAACGTCGTGGCGAGCGGCAGTCCGACCGCGAGCATGCCGATGGTGCGGAAGTTGCGGCGCAGCGCCACGTAGCTGCTCTCCAGCCCGGCCGACCACAGCAGGGGAGGAAGGATGACGAACAGCACGAGCTTGGGCTCGAGATGGACGTCGTCGAATCCTGGGATCGCGCTGCCTGCCAGCCCGGCGACCACAAGGGCCAGCGGCGCCGAGACGTCGCAGCGGCGGGCTATGGCGGCCAGCAGCACCGACGCCACCAGCGCGGCCAGCAATGAGGCTCCCACGTCGTCAGACCTCCTTCCGTGCCTATCCTTGATCAACATGTTGAGGAGATCACGCCGGCGCGAGCAGGACTCGCCGCCCGCGACCTGTGAACACCTCGCCGCCGAAGTCCCCGAGCCGCAGCCGATCACCCCGGGGCGGTGCCAGGAGTGCGAGGAACTCGGCGAGAGTAGCTGGGCGCACCTGCGGATGTGCATGACGTGCGGCCACGTCGGCTGTTGCGACTCGAGTCCCCACCAACATGCCCACAAGCACTTCGAGCACAGCGGCCATCCGGTGATGCGCTCGGCGGAGCCCGGCGAGAGTTGGCGGTGGTGTTATATCGACCTTCGTGTCGGTTGACGATCTGGCAGGCTTGGGGGCGCGATGAGTGAATCGATTGAGGACGCCGTGCAGGACACCGAGGACGGTGACGCCGAGCGGGACGCGGGGGCCGACGGGGCCGGTGCGGTGACCGAGACCGCGCCCGGTGCGGAAACCGCCGACGAGGCCGTCGACGACGGCAGTGAGGTGACCGGCGACCAACCTGCTGATGCGCAATCCGCAGCCGAGGCCGTCGAAGAACCGGCCCGACCGGAGGCGGCGCCCGCGGATCCCCGGCCGACCGTGCTGCTGCTCGGTTCGGGTGAACTGAGCCGCGAGCTGGCACTGGCCTTCCAGCGGCTCGGCGCCGTCGTCGTGGCGGTCGACCGGTACGACGCTCCGGCGCACCGGGTCGCCGACCGGTCGGCGGTGATCAAGATGAACGACGCCGAGGAACTCACTGCCCTCATCGAGCGCGAAAAACCGCAGTACGTGGTGGCCGAATCCGGCGTCATCGCGGCCGACGCGCTGATCGCGGTGGCGCAGGGCGGCGTGGTCGACGTGCTGCCGACACCCCGCAGCATCCGGCTCAGCCAGGATCGTGAGGGCCTGCGCCGGCTGGCCTCCGACGAACTCGGCCTGCCGACCGTGCCGTTCTGGTTCGCCGGATCGGTCGAAGAACTCACGGCAGTGGCCGAGCACGCGGGCTACCCGCTCGTGGTCAAGCCGACCGTGGGGGCACTGCGCGACGGCGAGTCGGTGCTACTGCGTCCCGACGACATCGAGCCCGCGTGGCAACGCGCGATCGCCGCGGGCCGCATCCCGCACAACCGGGTGCTGGCCGAATCGGTGGTCGAGGTCGACCACGAGGTCACGCTGCTGGCCATCCGCACCACCGGACCCGCGGGGCCTGCCGTGCAGTTCTGCGAACCGATCGGGCATCGGCTCACCAACGGGGAGATCCTCGAAGCGTGGCAGCCCCAGCAGCTGCCGCCTGCCGCGCTGGACGCCGCGAAGTCGATCACCGCGCGCATCGTCAACTCGCTGGGCGGACGCGGGGTGTTCGCCGTCGAGCTGCTGGTACACGGTGACGACGTGTATTTCTCCGATGTCCGGATCCGGCCGCACGACAGCGGACTGGTGACGCTGCGGTCACAGCGGCTGACCGAGTTCGAGCTGCACGCCAGGGCCATCCTCGGGCTCGCGGTCGACACGATCATGATCTCGCCCGCGGCGGCCGAACTCACCTACGGCGGCACCGTGGCGGAACCCGGCGGGAACGCTGAGCCGCACGTCGGCGCGGTGCTCTCGGAAGCGCTCGCCACCTCGGAGAGCGACGTGCTGCTGTTCGCCGGTGCCGACGACTCCGACGACCGGCGGCGCCTCGGCCTCGCGCTGGCCACGGCCCCCGATGTGATCGTCGCGCGGGACCGGGCCCGCCGCGTGGGCACTGCGCTGCGCAAACTCTGGCAGTCATGAGCGACGACACCGACCAGCCGGCGGCCGACCGGCCCACCATGACCCCGTTCCTGGGGGCACTGGCCATCATTGTGCTCGTCGTGATCGGCATCTGGGTGTCGAGCCTGTTCCGCGGTGACGGGTTGTCGGAGGATCAGCGCGTCGGCCGGGCCGCGGTGGGCCAGAACGACGCCATGCAGCGCGAGAACTTCCGCGAGTTCGCCGATTACACGTGCCGTGAACAGCAGGGCACGGAAGCCGATTTCCTCGCCCGGCAACGTGATTCGGTGGCCAAGAACGGCGCCCGCTACGTCGACGACATCACCGGGGTGCGCATCGACGGTGACCGGGCGACGGGCACCGTGGTGTACCACTTCGAGAAGACGCCCGACACCAAAGTCGATGCCGAGACCACGTTCGTGCGTGAGGACGGCCAATGGCGGGTGTGCTCGGGTGTGGAAGACTCACGGCCGTGAGCTATGCAGGAGACATCACGCCTGAGGAGGCCTGGAAACTTCTGAGTGAAGACCCCGAGGCGGTGCTGGTGGACTGTCGCACCGAGGCCGAGTGGCGGTTCGTCGGAGTGCCGGACCTGACGTCGTTGCAGCGCGACGTCGTGTACATCGAGTGGAACCGCACCGACGGCAGCCACAACGACGGTTTCGTCGACGATCTCCGATCGGCCGGCATCACGCCCGGTGAGAGGCCGGTGGTCTTCCTGTGTCGCTCCGGCAATCGTTCGATCGGCGCTGCGGAGGCCGCGACCAGCGCGGGCATCGGCCCGTCGTACAACATGCTCGACGGCTTCGAGGGCAATCTCGACGAGCACCGGCACCGCGGCGCCACTGGTTGGAAGGCCGTCGGCCTGCCATGGAAACAGAGCTAGGGGCAATCGTGAGCTCACCAGAAACACCGTCCGTCCGGATCCCGGCGGCATTGCCCGACGGCGTCGGCCAGGCCACCATCGGCGTGCGCGGCGGCTTGCTGCGGTCCGGGTTCGAGGAGACCGCCGAGGGCCTGTTCCTGACGTCCGGGTACGTCTACGAGTCGGCGGCGGCCGCGGAGAAGGCGTTCACCGGTGAGATCGACCGCTACGTCTACTCCCGTTACGGCAACCCGACCATCTCGATGTTCGAGGAGCGGCTGCGGCTGATCGAGGACGCCCCGGCATGTTTCGCGACCGCGACCGGAATGGCCGCGGTGTTCACGTCGCTGGGCGCGCTGCTGGGTGCCGGGGATCGGCTGGTGGCCGCACGCAGCCTTTTCGGTTCGTGCTTCGTGGTGTGCAACGAGATCCTGCCGCGCTGGGGTGTCGAGACCGTGTTCGTCGATGGCGACGACCTCTCGCAGTGGGAGGAAGCCCTCTCGGTGCCCACGCAGGCGGTGTTCTTCGAGACGCCGTCCAACCCGATGCAGTCGCTCGTCGACATCGCCGCGGTGTCCGAGCTGGCCCACGCTGCCGGCGCAAAGGTGGTGTTGGACAACGTCTTCGCCACCCCGTTGCTGCAGCAGGGCATGCCGCTGGGCGCCGATGTGGTGGTGTATTCGGGCACCAAACACATCGACGGGCAGGGCCGCGTGCTGGGCGGGGCCATCCTGGGCGACAAGGAATACATCGACGGCCCGGTGCAGAAGCTCATGCGCCACACGGGCCCGGCCATCAGCGCGTTCAACGCCTGGACGCTGCTGAAAGGTCTTGAGACGCTTGCGGTCCGGGTGGACTACTCGAACCGCTCGGCGCAGGCGGTTGCCGAGTTCCTGGAGGTCAAGGCAGGCGTGAACTGGGTGAAATACCCGTTCCTGGAATCACATCCGCAGTTCGACCTGGCCAAGCGGCAGATGCGCGGCGGCGGCACCGTCGTCACCTTCGAA
Proteins encoded:
- a CDS encoding Rv0361 family membrane protein, translated to MSDDTDQPAADRPTMTPFLGALAIIVLVVIGIWVSSLFRGDGLSEDQRVGRAAVGQNDAMQRENFREFADYTCREQQGTEADFLARQRDSVAKNGARYVDDITGVRIDGDRATGTVVYHFEKTPDTKVDAETTFVREDGQWRVCSGVEDSRP
- a CDS encoding Na+/H+ antiporter translates to MGASLLAALVASVLLAAIARRCDVSAPLALVVAGLAGSAIPGFDDVHLEPKLVLFVILPPLLWSAGLESSYVALRRNFRTIGMLAVGLPLATTFVVGIVAFHTVPELTIAAALTLGAIVAPPDAVSATAIGRRLGLPRRTMTLLGGESLLNDATALTAYKVALAAAIGTAATWNTALGTFALAAVGGVVVGGVIGMITDFIRTRLDDPLVESAVGLVAPFFIYLVAEEIHGSGVIAVVVAALLLGQRETHASYATRLQDKAVWKALQLVLESFAFLLIGLQLPKVVRELHGISAATLAISSAAVLTAVIAVRVIWVYAFAYVPRLLFPKTRARDEEPTRAQVFIVAWAGMRGVVSLAAAFAVPATTLSGDIFPGRPQLVFLTFVVVVGTLLLHGLTLPWFIRVLGAQGNEAHSDAIATAAAQDKAARAAAERLDELLAEQPAGGDVPERAADVLRAWNTRRRNAAWERLGRDDEDIGESPTSAFRRLRLEMLAAERETFIAERDAGHIDDEVLRTVLHGLDLEEATLNRD
- a CDS encoding MMPL family transporter, yielding MIRRLAWLAALVVVVSGALLALLGSDDSGSRSPVAVPPGAESARAEALRSEFPGGDRAPAILVVTRADGTELSAADIDATVEARQRMTDEAGPPVLVSDDGKAALATVPVDTGLSGFALDDAVQGLRGAAAQSLPAGLRAEVTGGPAFGADIANSFAGANITLLAVTATVVALLLIVTYRSPVLWLVPLLVIGFADRVGAVVGTAAASGLGLSPDGSTAGITSVLVFGAGTNYALLLISRYREELGRTGQHREALQIALRAAGPAIVASNATVVLALLTLLFATAPSNRSLGVQAAAGLIVAAIFVLVVLPPLLALCGTRLFWPFIPKPGAQALTDNGVWHRIADAVARRPGRVTIGSVAVLALLCTGLAATPIGLSQTEQFRVQAESVTGYQTLAAHFPSGLTNPTTVIASSAKAAGVQRAITDTAGVVSATSAGESPTGLSQFSVVLKAAPASAESFEIVDALRDSIRTADRSALVGGPDAQARDAAAAAQRDRTVVIPAILAVVLAVLYVLLRSALAPVLLVAVTVLSALAALGLGGWAGVHVFGFPALDNSTPLFAFLFLVALGVDYTIFLLTRAREETPEHGTRQGIVRAVSATGAVITCAGVVLAAVFCVLGVLPLIVLTQLGIIVGLGILLDTFVVRTVIIPALFTLIGPRIWWPGLRADP
- a CDS encoding UBP-type zinc finger domain-containing protein produces the protein MLRRSRRREQDSPPATCEHLAAEVPEPQPITPGRCQECEELGESSWAHLRMCMTCGHVGCCDSSPHQHAHKHFEHSGHPVMRSAEPGESWRWCYIDLRVG
- a CDS encoding rhodanese-like domain-containing protein — its product is MSYAGDITPEEAWKLLSEDPEAVLVDCRTEAEWRFVGVPDLTSLQRDVVYIEWNRTDGSHNDGFVDDLRSAGITPGERPVVFLCRSGNRSIGAAEAATSAGIGPSYNMLDGFEGNLDEHRHRGATGWKAVGLPWKQS
- a CDS encoding O-succinylhomoserine sulfhydrylase is translated as METELGAIVSSPETPSVRIPAALPDGVGQATIGVRGGLLRSGFEETAEGLFLTSGYVYESAAAAEKAFTGEIDRYVYSRYGNPTISMFEERLRLIEDAPACFATATGMAAVFTSLGALLGAGDRLVAARSLFGSCFVVCNEILPRWGVETVFVDGDDLSQWEEALSVPTQAVFFETPSNPMQSLVDIAAVSELAHAAGAKVVLDNVFATPLLQQGMPLGADVVVYSGTKHIDGQGRVLGGAILGDKEYIDGPVQKLMRHTGPAISAFNAWTLLKGLETLAVRVDYSNRSAQAVAEFLEVKAGVNWVKYPFLESHPQFDLAKRQMRGGGTVVTFELDGGKDRAFEVLDKLRVIDISNNLGDAKTLVTHPATTTHRAMGPEGRAAIGLGDGVVRISVGLEGTEDLIADLDQALS
- the purT gene encoding formate-dependent phosphoribosylglycinamide formyltransferase, whose translation is MSESIEDAVQDTEDGDAERDAGADGAGAVTETAPGAETADEAVDDGSEVTGDQPADAQSAAEAVEEPARPEAAPADPRPTVLLLGSGELSRELALAFQRLGAVVVAVDRYDAPAHRVADRSAVIKMNDAEELTALIEREKPQYVVAESGVIAADALIAVAQGGVVDVLPTPRSIRLSQDREGLRRLASDELGLPTVPFWFAGSVEELTAVAEHAGYPLVVKPTVGALRDGESVLLRPDDIEPAWQRAIAAGRIPHNRVLAESVVEVDHEVTLLAIRTTGPAGPAVQFCEPIGHRLTNGEILEAWQPQQLPPAALDAAKSITARIVNSLGGRGVFAVELLVHGDDVYFSDVRIRPHDSGLVTLRSQRLTEFELHARAILGLAVDTIMISPAAAELTYGGTVAEPGGNAEPHVGAVLSEALATSESDVLLFAGADDSDDRRRLGLALATAPDVIVARDRARRVGTALRKLWQS